A window of the Oncorhynchus kisutch isolate 150728-3 unplaced genomic scaffold, Okis_V2 Okis02a-Okis13b_hom, whole genome shotgun sequence genome harbors these coding sequences:
- the LOC116359310 gene encoding complement C1q-like protein 4 encodes MAPCSLPLLALACLSLLVTAQPTWGDQDTPSMFRQIMDTVAELKAKSDLTASVLAMKERMESMEKELQALKDIPKVAFAASLGGNGLQKAGDFNKKLVYREVLTNVGGAYNVETGEFTAPVRGVYYIRFTANAPTDVTLSSMLYKNGSKVILAAHESPSGEGSDTASNGATLLLEEGDSLQMMLWANTQVWDNTNHHSTFSGFLLFPMPQQLK; translated from the exons ATGGCACCCTGCAGCCTTCCACTGCTGGCCCTGGCCTGCCTGTCTCTGTTGGTCACAGCTCAGCCCACCTGGGGGGACCAGGACACCCCCTCCATGTTCAGACAGATCATGGACACTGTGGCAGAGCTGAAGGCCAAGTCTGACCTAACAGCCAGCGTGCTCG CTATGAAAGAGAGAATGGAATCCATGGAGAAAGAGCTGCAGGCACTGAAAG ACATTCCTAAGGTGGCGTTCGCAGCATCACTGGGAGGTAATGGACTCCAAAAGGCAGGAGACTTTAACAAAAAGCTGGTCTACAGAGAGGTCTTGACAAATGTTGGTGGTGCATACAACGtagagacag GTGAATTCACGGCTCCGGTTCGTGGAGTCTACTACATCCGGTTCACGGCCAACGCTCCTACAGACGTCACCTTGAGCTCCATGCTGTATAAGAACGGCAGCAAAGTCATTCTGGCCGCTCACGAGAGTCCGTCCGGCGAGGGCAGCGACACGGCGTCTAATGGAGCCACTCTGCTGCTGGAGGAGGGAGACAGTCTGCAAATGATGCTGTGGGCCAACACCCAGGTCTGGGACAACACCAACCACCACAGCACCTTCAGcggcttcctcctcttccctatGCCACAGCAGCTGAAGTAA